The sequence TTTCCCTAGTTCAACCGCACAACGACCTGGAAGTTTCCCTACTGGTTCTGGTTCATCGCCTGGTTATGGCTCTTCTGGCGATGGTTCATCTGGACCAAACACGAGACCAAGCTATGGCCCAAGTGGACAAGAAAGCTTAGGAGCTCCTCAAAGTGGTAATGGATATGGTGTTGGATCAGGATCTGGTTTTGGCTCTGGAAACTCAAGACCAAGTGGATTTGGTGGAAGTTCAGGAACACCAAGTTCAACTGGTTTTGGAAGTGGAAATGCACCTGGTAGTTATGGAAGTGGCAACAGTGTAGGAACCACTGGATTTGGAAGTGGAAATGCCCCTGGTAGTTATGGAACTGGTAACAGTGTAGGAACCACTGGATTTGGAAGTGGAAATGCCCCCGGCAGTTATGGAAGTGGCAATAGTGTAGGAACCACTGGATTTGGAAGTGGAAATGCCCCCGGCAGTTATGGAAGTGGCAACAGTGTAGGAACCACTGGATTTGGAAGTGGAAATGCTCCTGGTAGTTATGGAACTGGTAACAGTGTAGGAACCACTGGATTTGGAAGTGGTAATGCTCCGGGTTATGGTGGTAGTAGCGGTTCTACAGGTTTTGGAAGCAACCCGGGATCAAGCGGTTTTGGCATAGGTAGTTCACCTGGTAAATatcatgatgaaaaaaaaaaattatttttatttttacattgtgtaatttatttttaggcaaTTATGGAAGTAACAATGTCGGCAGTGTTGGTACACAAGGACCAAATAGTTTTGGAAGTGGTAACAGTGGATCCAAGCCAAGCTATGGAGGTACTGGCATTGGTGGACCTAGCAGTGTAGGTGGTGGAAATTCTGGTGTACAAGGACCAAGCAGTTTCTTCGGTGGAAACGGTGGTAATCAAGGACCTAGCAGTTTCTTTGGTGGAAACGCTGGTAGTCAAGGACCTACCAGTGTAGGAGGTGGAAATGCTGGTTTACAAGGACCAAGCAGTTTCTTTGGTGGAAACGGTGGTAGTCAAGGACCTACTAGTTTTGGAAATGGTTTTGGATCTGGTAACTCGCCAACTGGAAATAACGACGATGGTTCTTATGAAGGTGGAGACTTATCTGCTATACCTGGAGAACCAGGTAAAGACTACCCAATACTATCCGAAATACCAAATACTTCATTCACTTGTAACCAAAGATTACCAGGATACTACGCTGACACAGAAACCAGATGTCAAGTATTCCATATATGTTCTAATGATATCAAATACGATTTCTTATGTCCTAATGGAACAATATTCCACCAACAGCACTTTGTATGTGTCTGGTGGAATCAGTTTGATTGTTCAACTGCTGAAAGTCTATATGGCTTGAACGCTAATATTTATGACTACTCTAAAGTAGGCTCTCCGGGACAATCAGGCCCACAAGGACCAATCGCCAACTTCCCTGGACAAGTCGGTCCAAATGGACCAATCGGTAACTTCCCAATAATTTCTGGTCCACAAGGTCCAGTTGCAAATTACCCAGGACAGTCCGGACCACAAGGACCCACCGCCAACTATCCAGGACAATCCGGCCCTCAAGGACCGATCGCCAACTATCCAGGACAATCGGGCCCTCAAGGACCAATTGCCAACTATCCAGGACAATCGGGCCCTCAAGGACCAATTGCCAACTACCCAGGACAGTCAGGACCACAAGGACCAACTGCTAACTACCCAGGACAATCCGGACCACAAGGACCAACTGCTAACTACCCAGGACAATCCGGACCACAAGGACCAACCGCCAATTATCCAGGCCAAACTGGTCCCCAGGGTCCAACTGCTAACTACCCAGGACAGTCTGGTCCCCAAGGTCCAACTGCCAACTACCCAGGACAATATGGTCCCCAGGGTCCATCAGCTAACTACCCAGGTCAATCGGGTCCTCAGGGTCCAACTGCCAACTACCCAGGACAGTCTGGTCCCCAAGGTCCAACTGCCAACTACCCAGGTCAATCAGGTCCTCAGGGCCCAACTGCCAACTACCCAGGACAGTCTGGTCCTCAAGGTCCAACTGCCAACTACCCAGGACAGTCTGGTTCTCAAGGCCCATCATCCAACTACCCAGGACAATATGGTCCCCAGGGTCCATTAGCTAACTACCCAGGTCAATCAGGTCCTCAGGGCCCAACTGCCAACTACCCAGGTCAATCGGGTCCCCAGGGTCCATCTGCCAACTACCCAGGTCAATCAGGTCCTCAGGGTCCATCTGCCAACTACCCAGGACAGTCTGGTCCTCAAGGTCCAACTGCCAACTATCCAGGACAAATAGGATCACAAGGCCCAACGGCGAACTATCCATCACAGACAGGTGCAGTATTCCCAAGTCAACGTCCAAGTAGCTACCCAGGTGCACAAGCTACACCATCATACCCATCAACAGGTGTGATCAATAACGGTCGACCAAGTTCTCAAGGTCCGTATGGAAGTTCAGGCACAACACCTTACCCCAGTCAAGGAAGTACTGTGGGATCATATGGTCCAAGCTCAACTACATCAGGTGTTTCGCCGACTCCTGCATCATACCCGGGATCAACTTCCTTATCTGATGCACAGTTTGTAAACTCATACAATACACCACCAGTACCAGACAGGGAATACTTGCCACCATATAGAAAATGATGACCTAAGCTCAAAATTGCCATAATTTAGTTTTACTATCAAATTTATTACCTagtgttagattttttttatattatttttattattgaacattattaatatCACAATAGTTTATTTCGCTTATTTAAAGTCATTaagtcaattatattataaataatataatctaaatgcTACATGGAAgagtataatttgaaaattcacCTAATCGTATCtacgtattaaattatgtatataaaatgaattatttgtaataataaactatataacctTTTtgcaaatgttattaaattatgcatCAATAACATACTCAcgaataattacttataaggatttatttttcaatattgctTTATAttcatcaaacattttaatacttttttgcttttttttatacttttatactacatatattataagtaatctATTAATCATGTATCGAAAACTGTGTTACCATTACTATAAGCGATGTGAACAACATTATGAAATAGAATTGATTTTTAGTTTgcaaacaaatgttttaattatgcgACGGATCTTACAAACCCGTTATAATACTACCTAATGTATTGATGACACAAAACAACtcgaataacaaaatatttcaatgtttcaataattgaatataaaattctatttagAAATAGCGTAAACGAGTCTTATGTATATAAAGATTCgagttacttaaaataattttatatactaataataacacatttatattatagttttcagaATATAAGTACTTGAACCTATGTGATATGAACCAAATATTACATAGTTAGCAATAGATAGGACAGCTACTGAGATCGGATCtacaattaattacaatacaatatttaaccaactacaaaaaaaaaaaaaactacatacaATTCAAGTTAATTTAACCAAACAtagtataattcaattttaaataatttttaaaaccaacTTTGAACACATTATATCTATACACTACAGTGCTCAcagtttcttatattatatgtcaAGAACTATATTTATACCTTATATGATTACAGAGAAAACGTGAGATGGTCGTGCCGGCGAGCTTTTGATTCCGCGTGAACTGTAATTTTGTTCTGTCACGTTCATTAATTTTCCGTTGATAGTAGTTTTTGGTCCGTGTAGAACTGAACGTGTACTGACTGGCTTTGTGTccaatatttatagacattatcTCGCCAATCATGTTGGTAATGCGGTAGCGTTAGGCAGTGCTTGAAAAAATGCAATGCTGCTACGCCTCCCTCGTCAAATTTTGAGTGGGTACTCCCTTACCCACTGCATCACTATATTTGTGGATCAACATTCTTGTGTCCGACGCTTTGGGAAAACCAAAAGACTTTCTTTGATCTAATTTGATAACTAAAATTGTGTaaatacagaaaaattaaaaaacctcgCAACGACAAACTACGTGCCAGTGCAGCGTTCATTCGCGACGATCAGCATGCTAAGATGCTGACCGACTGTGTCCGGAAAACACATGCATTAATATAAGCTATAAAGAACTATTAAATGGAAAAATGCAGCATGGCATATTTTACACGTTAAACATACTTGGAGTGGCGAGAACAAAGGTTATTGTAAGACGATTATTGTCTCGGCTGTAATGTGGTAGAGAGTGAatcttaggtacctatatgggtAGGTGCTGTGAAAGTATTGGGTATATTTTCCCATTCTGTATTAAATGcgtacaataataaactataactatagTTTTGATTAGcatgtagataataaaataactattaatttactaacaggtcattttatcaataaaaatatcgacATCGAAGTAGGTTCAGTTGATGGTTATCAAGACTCATTTTTAGATCCACGAGGGctataaattcttttttcaagtagtagtattttataagtatataaaaagtcTATAATAAACAGACCAAATCcgcatattttattagtttaataacgttccacagaaaataattttaaaactaaataattgcgCCGTATAGTTGCATCAGTTATTGTTACTTTAATCTGCAGTGTAATATATGATGCGAATTtatcattcatatatttattcttatttgtgTTTTGAGAAATATATGCAACACCTTAAATCACAATGCTTTATACATTCTATAGTTTGTAAAATTTACACTAAtgcatatgtgtatatattttgtatttcataaacattttattaatgtgtattgtgtaaataattcaattaaacaatccgttattactatattaatactatgtacattgcaccaaaaaat is a genomic window of Rhopalosiphum padi isolate XX-2018 chromosome 4, ASM2088224v1, whole genome shotgun sequence containing:
- the LOC132928671 gene encoding spidroin-2-like isoform X1, encoding MNTSFLRLLCTLFALSHYALAQSGYNYNKPSNPLNGPTTLRPSGTSFPTSFPTTVSSYPTQADQFGSTGPTGTPSFTGGYGGQTAYPTSAPQDFTTANFPSSTAQRPGSFPTGSGSSPGYGSSGDGSSGPNTRPSYGPSGQESLGAPQSGNGYGVGSGSGFGSGNSRPSGFGGSSGTPSSTGFGSGNAPGSYGSGNSVGTTGFGSGNAPGSYGTGNSVGTTGFGSGNAPGSYGSGNSVGTTGFGSGNAPGSYGSGNSVGTTGFGSGNAPGSYGTGNSVGTTGFGSGNAPGYGGSSGSTGFGSNPGSSGFGIGSSPGNYGSNNVGSVGTQGPNSFGSGNSGSKPSYGGTGIGGPSSVGGGNSGVQGPSSFFGGNGGNQGPSSFFGGNAGSQGPTSVGGGNAGLQGPSSFFGGNGGSQGPTSFGNGFGSGNSPTGNNDDGSYEGGDLSAIPGEPGKDYPILSEIPNTSFTCNQRLPGYYADTETRCQVFHICSNDIKYDFLCPNGTIFHQQHFVCVWWNQFDCSTAESLYGLNANIYDYSKVGSPGQSGPQGPIANFPGQVGPNGPIGNFPIISGPQGPVANYPGQSGPQGPTANYPGQSGPQGPIANYPGQSGPQGPIANYPGQSGPQGPIANYPGQSGPQGPTANYPGQSGPQGPTANYPGQSGPQGPTANYPGQTGPQGPTANYPGQSGPQGPTANYPGQYGPQGPSANYPGQSGPQGPTANYPGQSGPQGPTANYPGQSGPQGPTANYPGQSGPQGPTANYPGQSGSQGPSSNYPGQYGPQGPLANYPGQSGPQGPTANYPGQSGPQGPSANYPGQSGPQGPSANYPGQSGPQGPTANYPGQIGSQGPTANYPSQTGAVFPSQRPSSYPGAQATPSYPSTGVINNGRPSSQGPYGSSGTTPYPSQGSTVGSYGPSSTTSGVSPTPASYPGSTSLSDAQFVNSYNTPPVPDREYLPPYRK
- the LOC132928671 gene encoding spidroin-2-like isoform X2, with amino-acid sequence MNTSFLRLLCTLFALSHYALAQSGYNYNKPSNPLNGPTTLRPSGTSFPTSFPTTVSSYPTQADQFGSTGPTGTPSFTGGYGGQTAYPTSAPQDFTTANFPSSTAQRPGSFPTGSGSSPGYGSSGDGSSGPNTRPSYGPSGQESLGAPQSGNGYGVGSGSGFGSGNSRPSGFGGSSGTPSSTGFGSGNAPGSYGSGNSVGTTGFGSGNAPGSYGTGNSVGTTGFGSGNAPGSYGSGNSVGTTGFGSGNAPGSYGSGNSVGTTGFGSGNAPGSYGTGNSVGTTGFGSGNAPGYGGSSGSTGFGSNPGSSGFGIGNYGSNNVGSVGTQGPNSFGSGNSGSKPSYGGTGIGGPSSVGGGNSGVQGPSSFFGGNGGNQGPSSFFGGNAGSQGPTSVGGGNAGLQGPSSFFGGNGGSQGPTSFGNGFGSGNSPTGNNDDGSYEGGDLSAIPGEPGKDYPILSEIPNTSFTCNQRLPGYYADTETRCQVFHICSNDIKYDFLCPNGTIFHQQHFVCVWWNQFDCSTAESLYGLNANIYDYSKVGSPGQSGPQGPIANFPGQVGPNGPIGNFPIISGPQGPVANYPGQSGPQGPTANYPGQSGPQGPIANYPGQSGPQGPIANYPGQSGPQGPIANYPGQSGPQGPTANYPGQSGPQGPTANYPGQSGPQGPTANYPGQTGPQGPTANYPGQSGPQGPTANYPGQYGPQGPSANYPGQSGPQGPTANYPGQSGPQGPTANYPGQSGPQGPTANYPGQSGPQGPTANYPGQSGSQGPSSNYPGQYGPQGPLANYPGQSGPQGPTANYPGQSGPQGPSANYPGQSGPQGPSANYPGQSGPQGPTANYPGQIGSQGPTANYPSQTGAVFPSQRPSSYPGAQATPSYPSTGVINNGRPSSQGPYGSSGTTPYPSQGSTVGSYGPSSTTSGVSPTPASYPGSTSLSDAQFVNSYNTPPVPDREYLPPYRK